A region of Aquila chrysaetos chrysaetos chromosome 13, bAquChr1.4, whole genome shotgun sequence DNA encodes the following proteins:
- the LOC115350225 gene encoding T-cell activation Rho GTPase-activating protein-like, producing the protein MPALRSLRDGATELEPWFQLLAPCPCCRTAQHHAAAGGSSSTRRRRLLWPFALQRTPAAAQAPEQAGSGCRGVLFGQLLAALCGEDGSLPRPIQEMLAALHQEGPSTEGIFQRAASGTEFRELREALDRGADVDLGSQPALLLAVILKDFLRSIPAKLLVTDLYEDWMATMQKTSKEEKMEELKAVAEKLPAANLLLLKQLLALLQHIGHNASTSRMTASNLAICLGPNLLSPPNEDLLPHQAMLAVTEKVNVLVAFLIENCGDIFGEEMDGRSCLSARESPAPTDRATELPLEEQSGPAGEADTEYQSKAFLDTPPSLLVLHKEAGVDMAVESETGEVPVPLPPITAESTVEFLVCPEELKSVSEERRLAGSSKENENRRNRKRKQACGEESESIPAKKMRRREKELLVINN; encoded by the exons ATGCCGGCTCTCAGGAGCCTCCGAGATGGAGCCACTGAGCTGGAGCCGTGGTTCcagctgctggctccctgcccATGCTGCCGCACTGCTCAGCAccatgctgcag caggagggagcagcagcacgAGGAGGAGGCGGCTCCTCTGGCcctttgctctgcagaggaCCCCAGCCGCTGCCCAGGCGCCAGAGCAGGCAGGCTCTGGCTGCCGCGGGGTGCTCTTTGGACAGCTCCTGGCAGCCCTCTGCGGGGAGGACGGCTCCCTGCCCCGGCCCATCCAG GAGATGCTGGCTGCCCTGCACCAGGAAGGACCGTCGACGGAGGGGATATTCCAAAGAGCTGCCAGCGGCACAGAATTTCGGGAGCTGCGAGAGGCCCTGGACCGCGGCGCTGACGTCGACCTGGGCAGCCAGCCTGCGCTGCTGCTGGCCGTCATCTTGAAG GACTTTCTCCGAAGCATCCCCGCCAAGCTCCTCGTAACAGACCTCTATGAGGACTGGATGGCAACCATGCAGAAGACCAGCAAGGAGGAGAAGATGGAAGAGCTGAAAGC GGTGGCCGAGAAGTTGCCTGCAGCcaatctcctcctcctcaagcagctgctggccctgctccagcacatcGGCCACAACGCCTCCACCAGCAGAATGACCGCCAGCAACCTGGCCATCTGCCTTGGGCCAAACCTCCTGAGCCCACCTAATGAGGACCTGCTCCCGCACCAGGCCATGCTGGCGGTGACTGAGAAG GTGAATGTGCTGGTGGCATTTCTCATTGAAAACTGTGGTGACATCTTTGGGGAGGAGATGGATGGCCGCTCCTGTCTGTCAGCCAGGGAGTCACCAGCACCCACGGACAGAGCCACAG agctGCCTTTGGAAGAGCAAAGTGGCCCTGCAGGTGAAGCAGACACAGAGTATCAGTCAAAAGCCTTCCTGGACACACCACCGTCTTTGCTTGTCCTCCACAAAGAAGCAGGTGTAGATATGGCAGTGGAATCAGAAACAGGAGAG GTGCCTGTACCTTTGCCTCCAATCACCGCAGAGAGCACAGTAGAATTCCTGGTATGTccagaagaactgaaaagtgtttcagaggaaagaag GCTTGCAGGATCttccaaggaaaatgaaaatcgaagaaacagaaagagaaaacaggccTGTGGAGAGGAGAGTGAAAGCAtaccagcaaagaaaatgaggaggagagaaaaagagcttttggttatcaacaactga
- the LOC115350226 gene encoding uncharacterized protein LOC115350226 produces MGQANCCCGSREALADAEPVLSADVRLTRGRKRSERRLLLLQEELVIAKLQRGTTLRPQLRLALDQLWVLSGGKETAGEEKEEEEGGDEDILILVWPTGSCVVTFGSRALKELWVGTLLGTPGGAKRARVTHLPSLKPLEKELSRRHAWRTLSAGSLERLIEDQAEDHPKQGPPTAPSGNKGDGLCRSPGEFWKENQPPANG; encoded by the exons ATGGGCCAGGCCAACTGCTGCTGCGGCTCCAG ggaggctCTCGCCGACGCTGAGCCGGTGCTGAGCGCGGACGTGCGGCTGACCCGGGGCCGCAAGAGGAGCGAGAGacgccttctcctcctccaggagGAATTGGTGATCGCCAAGTTGCA acGCGGCACCACGCTGCGCCCACAGCTCCGCCTGGCCCTGGACCAGCTGTGGGTGCTGAGCGGCGGAAAGGAGacagcaggggaggaaaaagaggaggaggaaggcggcGACGAGGACATCCTCATCCTCGTCTGGCCCACCGGCTCCTGCGTCGTCACCTTCGG ctcccGGGCGCTGAAGGAGCTGTGGGTGGGCACACTGCTGGG GACACCAGGAGGAGCAAAGCGAGCCCGGGTGACCCATCTTCCCTCCCTCAAACCCCTGGAGAAGGAGCTGAGCCGCCGCCACGCT TGGAGGACACTCAGCGCCGGGAGCCTGGAGAGGCTGATCGAGGACCAGGCAGAA GATCATCCCAAGCAAGGGCCACCGACAGCCCCGTCTGGGAACAAGGGAGACGGACTTTGCCGCTCACCAGGTgagttttggaaagaaaaccaacctCCTGCAAATGGTTGA